A single region of the Prevotella sp. HUN102 genome encodes:
- the lptB gene encoding LPS export ABC transporter ATP-binding protein translates to MSETENITVAPEEEKSSVLRTEGLVKRYGKRTVANGVSINVRQGEIVGLLGPNGAGKTTSFYMTTGLVVPNDGHVFIDDQEITNYPVYKRAKAGIGYLPQEASVFRKMSVEDNIMSVLEMTKLNARERVEKMESLIREFRLEKVRKNLGDRLSGGERRRCEIARCLAIDPKFIMLDEPFAGVDPIAVEDIQHIVWRLKFRNIGILITDHNVHETLNITDRAYLLFEGRILFKGTPEELAANKTVKEKYLGTDFVLQKKDFQLLDERKRAQEAAEDM, encoded by the coding sequence ATGTCTGAAACAGAAAACATAACAGTTGCTCCCGAAGAAGAGAAGAGCAGTGTTCTTCGTACTGAAGGCCTCGTGAAGCGATACGGAAAGCGCACGGTGGCGAATGGCGTGAGCATCAACGTGCGTCAGGGCGAAATCGTAGGTTTGCTGGGACCCAATGGTGCCGGCAAGACCACCTCTTTCTATATGACCACGGGACTTGTGGTGCCGAACGACGGCCACGTGTTCATCGATGATCAGGAAATCACGAACTATCCGGTCTATAAGCGTGCGAAAGCCGGCATAGGTTATCTGCCTCAGGAAGCGAGTGTTTTCCGGAAGATGAGCGTTGAGGACAATATTATGAGTGTGCTCGAAATGACGAAACTCAATGCGCGGGAACGTGTGGAGAAGATGGAAAGCCTTATCCGCGAGTTCCGTCTGGAGAAGGTGCGCAAGAATCTCGGCGACCGTCTTTCCGGAGGAGAACGCCGCCGCTGCGAGATAGCCCGTTGCCTTGCCATCGACCCTAAGTTCATTATGCTCGATGAGCCGTTTGCCGGCGTGGACCCTATTGCCGTTGAGGACATTCAGCACATCGTATGGAGGCTGAAATTCCGCAACATCGGTATTCTCATTACCGACCACAACGTACACGAGACGCTGAACATCACCGACCGTGCCTACCTGCTTTTCGAGGGACGCATCCTGTTCAAGGGTACGCCCGAGGAACTGGCAGCCAACAAGACCGTGAAGGAAAAATATCTCGGTACGGACTTTGTGCTCCAGAAGAAAGACTTTCAGCTACTCGACGAGCGCAAGAGGGCACAGGAAGCAGCCGAAGATATGTAG
- a CDS encoding ABC transporter permease — translation MLILNWLSTFGKYLLLMGRTFSRPERFRMFLKRYVKEMSQLGVDSIGIVLLISFFIGAVICIQIKLNVQSPWMPHWVSGYVTREIMLLEFSSSIMCLILSGKVGSNIASELGTMRVTQQIDALEIMGINSASYLILPKIIGLITIMPFLVIFSAATGVVGAYATAYLGHIITPADLTSGIQHSFNPWFMYMSIIKGLFFAFIIASVSSYFGYTVKGGSVEVGKSSTDAVVSSSVLILFSDVFLTQMLS, via the coding sequence ATGCTTATACTCAATTGGCTGTCCACTTTCGGCAAGTATCTGCTCCTGATGGGACGCACTTTCAGCCGACCGGAGCGTTTTCGTATGTTCCTGAAGCGATACGTTAAGGAAATGTCGCAGTTGGGTGTCGATTCCATCGGCATCGTTCTCCTCATCTCTTTCTTCATAGGAGCCGTCATCTGCATTCAGATCAAGCTGAATGTGCAGAGCCCTTGGATGCCGCACTGGGTGTCGGGCTACGTTACGCGAGAGATTATGCTGCTCGAATTTTCATCGAGCATTATGTGTCTGATTCTCTCCGGAAAGGTAGGCTCAAACATTGCATCCGAACTTGGCACTATGCGCGTAACGCAACAGATAGACGCTTTGGAGATTATGGGCATCAATTCCGCAAGCTACCTCATCCTACCAAAGATTATCGGGCTTATCACGATTATGCCGTTCCTCGTTATCTTCTCGGCAGCCACGGGCGTTGTCGGTGCGTATGCCACGGCTTATCTGGGACATATCATCACGCCTGCCGACCTGACATCGGGCATTCAGCACTCCTTCAATCCGTGGTTTATGTATATGAGCATCATCAAGGGGCTGTTCTTCGCCTTCATCATCGCGAGCGTATCGTCCTATTTCGGCTATACCGTGAAGGGTGGTTCCGTAGAAGTGGGCAAATCATCGACCGATGCCGTGGTCAGCTCAAGCGTATTGATATTGTTCAGCGACGTGTTCCTGACGCAGATGCTGAGTTGA